The Lycium barbarum isolate Lr01 chromosome 9, ASM1917538v2, whole genome shotgun sequence genome has a segment encoding these proteins:
- the LOC132611041 gene encoding protein WHAT'S THIS FACTOR 1 homolog, chloroplastic, which yields MHFKNHLIHSLRTTNHKPNEFGGVSMQFKASISSLKVAWRKDPKLDQAIENDKKWKLCARVVKEVLNEPGQVIPLHYLEKRRQRLRLTVKIKTFLDFNPGLFDVYLGRVRPKADPVMFVRPSERLRQFLDEESRIYVENESLLVAKLCKLLMMSKDKVVSADKLLQVKREFGFPNDVLVNLVPKYSEYFKLIGEPGEGKSFLLLVTWNPEFAKSVIELRAEEESTLTGIRTRPAFNWKLPPGFFIRKEVREWIRDWMELPYISPYDDVSHLDQSSREMEKRNVGVFHELLSLSIYKRVAIPILGKFSDEYRFSNAFSNVFTRHSGLFYVSLKGGIKTAMLREAYKDGELIDRDPLLEIKDKFIELLDEGHRQRAEQLKLQRDLVQQDMKMMAVSNAGLDDHKCEEELLGEKEDAEQ from the coding sequence ATGCACTTCAAGAACCACCTTATACATTCACTCAGAACAACAAACCATAAACCCAATGAATTTGGGGGTGTTTCCATGCAATTCAAAGCATCAATTTCAAGCCTCAAAGTAGCATGGCGTAAAGACCCAAAATTAGACCAAGCAATTGAAAACGACAAAAAATGGAAACTTTGTGCTAGAGTTGTTAAAGAAGTGTTAAACGAACCGGGTCAGGTAATCCCACTTCACTATTTAGAAAAACGCCGTCAAAGATTGAGATTAACTGTAAAAATCAAGACTTTTCTTGATTTTAACCCGGGTTTATTCGATGTTTATTTGGGTCGGGTCAGACCCAAAGCTGACCCGGTTATGTTTGTTCGGCCTAGTGAAAGATTAAGGCAATTCTTGGATGAGGAGAGTAGGATTTATGTTGAAAATGAATCTTTACTGGTGGCTAAATTATGTAAACTCTTAATGATGTCTAAGGATAAAGTTGTAAGTGCAGATAAATTGTTACAGGTGAAGAGGGAATTTGGGTTCCCAAATGATGTTTTGGTAAATTTGGTGCCAAAATATTCGGAGTATTTTAAGTTAATTGGTGAACCTGGGGAGGGAAAATCGTTTTTGCTATTGGTTACGTGGAACCCCGAGTTTGCGAAGTCTGTTATTGAGCTAAGAGCTGAGGAAGAATCGACGTTAACGGGGATTAGAACTAGGCCAGCGTTTAATTGGAAACTTCCACCGGGTTTTTTTATTAGGAAGGAAGTGAGAGAGTGGATTCGAGATTGGATGGAGCTTCCTTATATATCGCCATACGATGATGTATCGCATTTGGATCAATCTTCGCGAGAGATGGAGAAGAGGAATGTTGGGGTTTTTCATGAGTTGTTATCGCTTTCTATTTATAAGCGGGTTGCCATCCCCATTTTAGGGAAGTTCAGTGATGAATATAGGTTTTCAAATGCGTTCTCGAATGTATTTACTAGGCATTCGGGGTTGTTTTATGTGTCGTTGAAGGGTGGGATTAAAACTGCAATGCTTAGAGAAGCATACAAGGATGGTGAGTTGATAGATCGAGACCCACTTCTTGAGATTAAAGACAAATTTATTGAGTTACTTGATGAGGGCCATAGACAGAGAGCTGAGCAATTGAAGTTGCAGAGAGATCTGGTTCAGCAGGACATGAAAATGATGGCAGTTAGCAATGCTGGACTAGACGATCACAAATGTGAAGAGGAGCTACTGGGAGAGAAGGAAGATGCCGAGCAATAA